The Mastacembelus armatus chromosome 14, fMasArm1.2, whole genome shotgun sequence genomic interval TGCTTTATTAATAGTGTTGATCCAGTAGGCGGCGATGTTTCCTTTATTCACTAAGGACACGTCACTACACTAGAAAAGCAAGGTGGTGAATCAAGCTTGAATGACATTTTAAGAACCAATCACATTTATGTTGTGCTACTGTTGACTGACGCTCAACCAATAAACACGCGAGCCAGCATGTTAGGGGCGGGATAAGAGCACTGTCAGGGTTGTGTGTGAGAAGTGTGTGAGTAGCAGGAGCGGAGTGGGTGAGTCTTACtgaacatttaatataaaaattgAGTATTACTTCTTATTTGCAGGCTTTTGGTCTGCTTCCGTAAGTTAAGGGGGTACGGGTGTTTTCAGAATAACTTAGAGAAGGAGCGCAGGGTAACGCTGCTCATTGTGTCGCGGCTAGCAAGTTAGCCGCGCTAGCTAACGTTACTCACACTTTTAGGTGGCTGGAGCAGTATCAGCAGGAGCCGGCCTCATGCTGACTGCatatcagctgctgtttaatcTGCAGCAGGTCTTGCATGCATTATAAAGATGCACAAAATGCGTGTTAACAAATATGAACTGCAGTTGATGTGATGCAGTTCTGATGGTATAAAGGTTGGCAGGCTGGTGGTCCTTGTAGTAACTTACTTGTGATTGTGCTGCACTGAGAGATGGAGTTAATTAACTTTAGAGTTCAGCTGGGCTTAATGATGTGGTCCGGATAAGACAGGCACAGATCCTCGCCAAAGTTTTCCAGAGTAGCCGCTTCCTGGTTCCTGACGCTGTATGTAGTGCGTGGCCTTATCTGGTTGGCCTGCTCATGAAGGTTGGCTGCTGAGAGTTGCActgctttgattttctttttccaaagtGTCTGGTTTGATCAAatgcttcttcttgttttgtaggtttttctttttcaaatgaAACCTGTCTTAGCTGGTGTTGGACCACAGAGGCTGTTGCAGCTGATTTCCAAgtgtgtgtcttcctcctgTCAGGTAGTACGGTGAGCTGTCCCTAACCTCGCCACGATGACCAAGCTGGGCTTCCTACGCTTGTCCTATGAGAAACAGGATACACTGCTGAAGCTGCTCATCCTGTCTATGGCTGCTGTCCTCTGTAAGTCTTCCACTTCATATATACACAACTACTGTCTGTGTCGCActaaaaacaagcagcacacCTGCATCAACcatgtgctttgttttcttcagcattCTCCACCAGACTCTTCTCCGTCTTGAGGTTTGAAAGCGTCATCCATGAGTTCGACCCGTAAGTGCTGTTTCTCTCATGGTTATTTTCTAGGGTTGATATTTGACCTTAAACAATGTCTCGCTTTCACCCATATCATCTTCAGGTACTTCAACTACCGTACCACCCGCTTCCTGGCAGAAGAAGGATTTTATAAGTTTCACAACTGGTTTGATGACAGGGCATGGTATCCTCTGGGCAGGATCATTGGTGGCACCATCTATCCAGGTAGGAATCAGACTTAAATTTGCtcctaacttttttttttttttgcgttgTTTAAAATCAGAACTAGTCAAATTAATGTGTCACCTGAGCTTTAAAACGAAGATGTCATGGAGCCTCTCCCTGTCTTCTCCCTCACCAGGACTGATGATCACGTCTGCTGTCCTATACCACATCCTACATTTTTTCCACATCACCATTGACATCCGCAATGTCTGTGTCTTCCTGGCTCCCTTGTTCTCCTCCTTCACTGCCATAGTCACCTACCACTTTACCAAGGAGCTGAAGGTAAAAAACACATATACGAATTagaggttccagtccagctttttctcagacagatgaagccacttggatgggtggtgaaatgtttcgacttaaaaactgaaagtccagttgccatgactcaacctttagataacttcctctggacgactgagaatcttcacaaaCATATATAATAGTGTTATTTAAGATACCTAATGGGTTCAGTTAAATTAAAGGACTGCCATTCATATATGGCCAAAACCAAACAGTAGAAGTAGAGATGTTATGCCTTTTTGATTTTAGCTTGGGTCAAGACCCAAAAACACTGGATCATACAATTCCAATAATGTAACTCAGTACTGGTGTTCATTAGCCTCTACTTGGCTAGTAAATGCCCACATCTTTCAAACTCTTATGACACCAATTTTCTATTCAGATCTTAAAGTATCAAACTAAAGAGAGATTCCATAATGACATAATCAGGATTATTTTTAAGGAGATTTAAGAAAGCTGCCCAGGACACTTTTTGTTACCGTCATTTTAGTATCCCATCCCATTAGTAGCTTCACTGGAAAGTAGACCCACTATCTGATGaattggatgtgtgtgtgttgtttatttatttatttttttttttatacgtCACTAAATCTTCATTTGTCTTTGTAGGACGCAGGAGCTGGGCTCTTGGCTGCTGCCATGATTGCAGTGGTGCCTGGTTATATCTCCCGTTCTGTTGCTGGCTCATATGATAACGAAGGTTAGACAGATGAAGTGAGCAGTGTTATCTAAAGAAAATATCTACAAGAGATTGTTAATCAAATCTCTACATTTTGCTGTTATGTGCTGTCCCTCTCAGGTATTGCCATCTTCTGTATGCTGCTGACGTATTACATGTGGATCAAGGCTGTTAAAACAGGGTCCGTGTACTGGTCCTCTATGTGTGCCCTGGCCTACTTTTACATGGTTAGGAGATCTAAAACTCATCATGTTTCACTGAATTAATTCAGACTTTGCATTAGTTGGACACAATGAGATcaggtgttttgtgtgtatataggTTTCCTCCTGGGGTGGTTACGTGTTCCTCATTAACCTTATCCCCCTCCACGTCCTGGTGCTGATGCTCACAGGCCGTTTTTCTCACCGCATATATGTGGCTTACTGTACAGTCTACTGCCTGGGCACCATCCTCTCCATGCAGATCTCTTTTGTTGGTTTCCAGGTAAGGTGAAAAGGGCTTTCTCATGTCCTTTTAGTTACTGTGATGATTCTGTCTTGACTTACAGGGCATTTTCACACAATTGTTCAGGTCTAAACATCATCATGATCATTGTCACTTGATTTTGAAGAGGTTTCACTTTGTTGTGGCCTACAGCTGACCTCCCTGTTTCTCTTCTCCCAAACAGCCAGTGCAGTCATCAGAGCACATGGCAGCTTTCGGCATGTTTGGCTTGTGCCAGATTCATGCCTTTGTGGACTATCTGCGCAGCAAGCTCAATGCCCAGCAATTTGAGGTGTTGTTCAAGAGTGTCATTTCCTTGGTGGGCTTCATCCTGCTGTCTGTGGGTGCTGTTCTCATGCTGACAGGTAGGAGGAGTGTCAGTGCACAAGTTAAATAAATTGGGGAAATTGTTGCATAGTGGATGGAAAAACctaaaaatgtgtgttcagCTTGTTTTTAAGAAGTTGATGAGAAGTGTTTTTGGATCATGATTGGCCTGTTTCTCTCAGGTAAGATCTCTCCATGGACGGGTCGTTTCTACTCCCTGCTGGATCCCTCATATGCCAAGAACAACATCCCCATCAttgcttctgtctctgagcACCAGCCCACAACCTGGTCCTCATACTACTTTGACCTTCAGCTGCTGGTCTTCATGTTCCCAGGCAAGTGTACACTCCACAGGAGAGTACAATAAAACAGTTTCCATGATCATTCTATCTCAGATGCAAATAGAGCACAGTTTGCTGTTTGCCTGTTAGGTTTTGATGGACCAttatctttgcttttcttcCAGTTGGGCTCTACTACTGTTTCAACAACCTTTCTGATGCCAGGATCTTCATTATCATGTATGGAGTAACCAGCATGTACTTTTCAGCTGTCATGGTATGTCCTGTATAGAgctacacatacagtatatcttaGAATCCTCAGGAAGCTTTCCAAAAGAAACGGTAGATGATGGTACATTAACAGCATTGAGCATAActgaagaaaatggaaaaatgtatttacaaattTGCACCTTCTGTGTATGTCGCATGGATTTATACAGTGCTTGTTTGCTGCCTCTTCAGGTGCGTCTGATGTTGGTGCTGGCTCCAGTTATGTGTATCCTGTCAGGCATTGGTGTGTCACAGGTATTAACCACTTACATGAAGAATTTGGATGTCAGCCGGCCAGACAAGAAGAGCAAGAAGCAGCAGGACTCCACCTACCCCATCAAAAATGAGGTAGGTGGCCTaagcaactggctcagtgttgTTATAGCAGTTTGTCTGGTTGGCATTTTGTAAAGCATGTAGTCATTGTAAGAATCACAATCATTGCATGGATGTTACTTttaagtgcaaaaaaaaaatcttgcccATTCTTGATACTATAGCCATGGTCATGACCTCTACCATGTTTCAcctgttcttctgttttgtttgcttgtttgtttgtattcTGTAGCTTTAACAGATAGGTAACAAGTCGAGGGTAATGTCCTGTGTGTCCTCAAGGATTTTGAAAAAGTAAATGTTAAATGGGCTACATGTTGTCTTTGCATATTAAAGgccataaatattttcatttgtttaatgttcCCTTTCCAGTGGTGAAAATGTACTCAATTTATTTTGTGGCCATTTGGTACCCGTACTTatgtacatttaatttaatagctgatatttctgtatttgtacttttacttcaggAGTAAAATATCTTTATATTTCTTCCACCACTTAATTTAGTAACATTGAAAATTCCCCGTGCAGACATGTACAGTTTCACCGATAAGCTGCTATTCTATTGTAATTAAAAGAAGTATATCTGAGTGTTTTGCTAAACCATTTCTAAATTTTAGTACTCAGAGTGGAAGCACATTTTCAGTGGGGTTAAAATCTGATCACATTCTGTGTGTTGCATATAGGTTGCCAGTGGAATGATTCTGGTCATGGCCTTCTTCCTCATCACATACACCTTCCACTCTACCTGGGTTACTAGTGAAGCCTACTCCTCTCCATCAATTGTCTTGTCAGCCCGTGGAGGAGATGGCAGCCGCATCATCTTTGATGATTTCAGAGAGGCCTACTACTGGCTCCGTCACAACACGCCTGAGGTCAGTCATagccaaagaaagaaagaataaaccGTTTGTCTGTGTTGTATAGACATTGAGTTAAATCTAGAGTTATTTTGTTTCCAGGATGCCAAAGTCATGTCGTGGTGGGATTATGGCTACCAGATAACTGCCATGGCTAATCGAACCATTCTAGTGGACAACAACACATGGAACAACACTCACATCTCTAGAGTTGGACAGGTGAACTGGGTAACTTTTAGGGTATTCATGTTTACAAAGTGCTGCTGTATTGACCGGACTGCTGTCTATCCTGTAGGCCATGGCTTCCACAGAGGAGAGGGCCTATGAGATCATGAGGGAGCTGGATGTCAGTTATGTCCTTGTCATCTTCGGAGGACTGACAGGCTATTCTTCTGATGGTACGTCTCAAGTGTCAGATAAGAGGTTCAACCTGTTAATGCACTGGCTTTTAATGCAGCTTGACTCAATAAGGAACTCATGGAAGAAGTCTACCATAGGTAAATTCATCACCATGAAGAAAGACTATATTTCTGCCACAATAACTTGACCACTTATTATGTGGATtatttctccatctctttcttgGGTTTGTGTATTAAAGCAGTACAACAGATATTATGGAATTTGGGTCAGACAGCCATTGTGTGAAGTAATAACATAGCTAGTTCACCAAATTTCTTGACTTTTTCACTGAATTGACTTTTTTCACTGAACCAAATGCCTTAGTGACTTTATTTCAGAAGACATTTTCTGAGCTGCTGTCTTACTAATATCTCTGCATCACAGACATCAATAAGTTTCTTTGGATGGTCCGTATTGGAGgaagcacagacacaggcaaacacatcaAGGAGCACGACTACTACACGCCCACTGGAGAGTTCAGAGTGGACCGGGAGGGCTCACCTGTGCTGCTCAACTGCCTCATGTACAAGATGTGCTACTACCGCTTTGGTCAGGTCTACACAGAGGCCAGTGAGTGACTTTTAAGCCTGCCTGTTTCTTATACCAGTTTTACCTTGTAGTCGGAGACATATTGACAATAACTCCACAAAGAGCATTTATGTGAAAAGACTTGAGTGTAGGCTGTTTGACCAATTCTTTCATTTGTGACGCTACATTTTAGGCAGTTACAACTGTTAACAATGGATTAGAGCCATTACATAACACCCAGTGACAGGTGTTCTGACTGAACTGTCAGCTTAGAAGCTGAACAAAtgagacacacacccacacaccaagGGCtaaaagaagaactagaaaagatgtggaagatTGATGGAAGGCAACAATGGTCGCGGTGGTGATTGGAACATTGGGCAAGGGGATCCATCAGATCCCAGGATCAACATCTGAACTCTGTCCAGAATTGTACAGTCCTAGGAACAGTTAGGGTACTGCTCCCAGGTCTCTGGTAGAGGGCCCAAGcttaaagtacaaaaacaaaaacactgcccACAGAAGCGAGTGGCgaatttatacatatatatgtgtgttattCTTATGAGATACATATTTGAATTAGATTTTTGTACTGCACTtctaattattgtaattatctTCATTGCAGAGCGCCCACCTGGTTATGACAGAGTGAGGAACGCTGAGATTGGGAACAAAGACTTTGAGCTGGACGTGTTGGAGGAAGCCTACACAACAGAGCACTGGCTGGTTAGGATATACAAGGTAAAGTAGCTAGCTTTATGTGACATATTAGTCTAGACCAGGGGTCTCTAATTCCAGTCGAGGTCTActgtcttgcttgttttcccaactatccctgccctacccactgctgattatctggatcAGATGTGTTCCACCAGtcagaaactgcaagggcagggatagttggaaaagaaacagaacagtggcccttgaggactggagttgtAGACCCCTGGCCAAGAAGATCCTTTGGGCTCCTTATATTGCTGTACTCACCCTGATAAGTCTCTCAGACAATTTTGTTAATGCAATTTAGAAAGTCAAGTGAACGTGACATATCGAGGTCATTTGACTGAAAATCTATTAAAATAACTATTTTGACAGCAACTGATTTAGGTCATCACTCTGAATTCCCTTTAGGGGTTAATAGTTTATCTTCTCTTATCCCATCACCAGACAGTTGAACGTTCCAGGGTGTGAATGTCTGTTTGATTTAACACTGTAAAGTCTTTAGCTTTAGATTTTGAAGTGTTGGTAACATAAAAAGTATGAAAATTtagtttctcttttctgtttttaggtaAAAGATCTTGACAACCGGGGTCTTTCAAGAACATAAAACTTCgaaacacagtgaagacagtcaTTTTGCCACAGCACTGTACACCTTCCCCTGTGGTCTGCCGATGAGTGGGAAGAGTaccttttatactttttgttttgggggaaagaaaaaaaaaatgcatcacttttttttggtgaattttttaattttgttatgaAATGTCTCATCTGGGATCAGAAGGAACAGGTGTCAAAATGTCCATTTTCTTTGTTCATTTGAGTGATTTGGGTTTTTAGTGTGGGATTAAACATTACAAAATGTagtttgtctctctttctcctcctacAGACTGCACAGAATTGAACATTTGAAGTGGTAACCATTGATATCCACCTAGATTAACTTTCAATCTActctaatatttaaaaaaaaaaaaaaaaaaaaaacctataaaaGTATACAGAACAAAGGTCAACTAAACCCCAGCAGCTATTTTCATAACTTGAGTTTTTTCACCTTTAGGTAGTGGCATTATCATGTGTTTTAGCATGGAAACTGTATAATGAGTTTTGTTTATCAAATTTTATTGTCAAAGCACAACTATTTAAGATAATACTTTTTGTAGTGCATTTGGCAACATGTTAACTTTATATTAAGATTAAGTATACATACAGTCCAACaagcacaacacaacaaaatgaactgttcttacaatacaataaaaccATTTAAATGACAATTAAAATGCTCTGAAAAGACATTCTCAGATTAGTAAAATCATAATATCAGTAAAGATGTGTCAACACCAACCACAGTATGGGAAACAGAAAACCTTTACCGTCAGGCCTGGTCTGGTAGATCTTCCAGAAGAACAGGgttttttctgtaaatatagGCATTGGGATCATCATCCAGTTTCACCAGTTCAGCCAATGATGATACACAGGGATCGTGATCAAGTAGCATCGATGGAAGGTGGGAGGTGTTGCGCTGGATGCGGCAGGAGCGCCGCACTGGTGTCAGAAACTTTAGGTCTTTGATATTACTCTTTCTTCCTGAAGTACTTGTGCTGGCCTCTCCAATTGTCTTCTTCACACTGCAAAGACATATCTGAAGGCTTAATAAATACTGTTACTaattaaagtaaatatatgGTTAATTAATTCCTGGCAGAATAATAAGTTGTTTAAAGAGAACAGGAAGGAATGCTACTACCgcaaatgaaaaatgactggCCTCACCTTTGTAGGTATGGAGTTGTCTtcacactgtattttattaccGAGGCATCCTCTCTCTTTGGTGTGGTTACGCCTTCATTATGACTTTCTACTTCCTCAAAATCATCCATTTCCACTTcatctctgttttcttcttcatttttcactttctcaaCCTTCAaactctctctcccctcccatGGCATTTCATTCTTCACCTCTTCTGTACATTCATCCTTTGGTTCGCCATCCTCCTTTTGAACATCAGCTGTCACCTGTGCAACGTCTGGAGACAAAAACGTGTTTGTAAAAGCAAAAGCATAGAGTGCATAACTTAATTTTATTCAACTTTAGACAAGAAATGCCAGTGATACGAAATCAAATCATCAcaatattaaaatcacaaaaatgcatttgaacTTACCACCACTAGAGGGTGTCAACATTGCCTCTAAGGCATGACACAGGTTCACAACAATCTGTCAAAATGGGGAAAAACATGGTTTATTACTGTGGTCAATATTTTAATCCAgctaaaacagcaacagaaacactgtcGTTTACTTACATCATCCATATTGTCCTTTGAGTCCACTGGTAGATTTGCATCAGAGTCTTCAAGCAGCTCCAGGGTGGTGTTCATGATAGTTTGGGT includes:
- the stt3a gene encoding dolichyl-diphosphooligosaccharide--protein glycosyltransferase subunit STT3A — its product is MTKLGFLRLSYEKQDTLLKLLILSMAAVLSFSTRLFSVLRFESVIHEFDPYFNYRTTRFLAEEGFYKFHNWFDDRAWYPLGRIIGGTIYPGLMITSAVLYHILHFFHITIDIRNVCVFLAPLFSSFTAIVTYHFTKELKDAGAGLLAAAMIAVVPGYISRSVAGSYDNEGIAIFCMLLTYYMWIKAVKTGSVYWSSMCALAYFYMVSSWGGYVFLINLIPLHVLVLMLTGRFSHRIYVAYCTVYCLGTILSMQISFVGFQPVQSSEHMAAFGMFGLCQIHAFVDYLRSKLNAQQFEVLFKSVISLVGFILLSVGAVLMLTGKISPWTGRFYSLLDPSYAKNNIPIIASVSEHQPTTWSSYYFDLQLLVFMFPVGLYYCFNNLSDARIFIIMYGVTSMYFSAVMVRLMLVLAPVMCILSGIGVSQVLTTYMKNLDVSRPDKKSKKQQDSTYPIKNEVASGMILVMAFFLITYTFHSTWVTSEAYSSPSIVLSARGGDGSRIIFDDFREAYYWLRHNTPEDAKVMSWWDYGYQITAMANRTILVDNNTWNNTHISRVGQAMASTEERAYEIMRELDVSYVLVIFGGLTGYSSDDINKFLWMVRIGGSTDTGKHIKEHDYYTPTGEFRVDREGSPVLLNCLMYKMCYYRFGQVYTEAKRPPGYDRVRNAEIGNKDFELDVLEEAYTTEHWLVRIYKVKDLDNRGLSRT